The segment GCGTTGAGGACGGTCTGGTTAAACAGGGCAGATTGCTTTCGGCTCGGCATATCGCCTTCGATGGGGATATTGAAATACCGCATGCCGACTGCTTCGGTCTCGGCGCGGTGAAGAGCTGCCGTGGACGCAGGTGTCGCGAGATCGATAACGGAACGGAACCCGAAAATTTTAAATTCGCTTATGCGCGTGATCGGTTGACCGAAGGTCGCTAACAGATAGGGTATCGCCCAGCCCTGGAACGGCGATGCCATATCCCATTTTTCCAGGAAGCTTCATGGATTTAAGGTCGAGGGATTGTTCAACTGGACGGCCATCGGCGGCGATAATATCGTCGTCGCTTTGGGACATTTCACCGTCGCCCCACCAGCCACAGGCGTAGGCAGGGGTCTTCAGTGTTAAAAGGATGGAAAGTATTACAAGCCGGAGGGCAACCATCGGGCTATGCAGAAAGCCTGTCGCCCTCCTTTGCCTCGATCATCAGATCTTTCAGAGTCTCTTTTTCGAGTTCGATAAAGTCTTTTGTCACTTCAGAAAATTGTTTGTAAAAGGGCAGACCGGTTTTTTCGATGACGTCATTACAGAAATTGGAAACCCATTTTGAAAGATGCTCGTCATAAAATCGTTTTTGGATATTCAGAATATTTTGGCCCAGTTCATGCTCCTGGTTTGTCCATGCTTCTGCCTCCTTAAGGAGTAACTGTTGCATGAACTCAAGCTCTGCACTGATGTGATCAGGCATTCCGCCAAAGGCATCATTGACTTTCAAACCGGCCGCCTCCATGAATTTTTTCACTTCGACTGTCTGTTCCCCCCACAAGGCTTTCTTCTCTCCAAATCTCGCATCCGTATGCATCGATTCATGTGGAGAAATATGAGAACTTGGTCCAATGAAAAGTCTCGTATATTCAATGGCCAAGTTCTCATTAAGTTGGTCTTGGGGAGTACTCTCAAACATCTCATCCAGTGAGAGGTTGAGCGCAGTCAGGGCATCGGAACATTCCGGTTCCCTGAGCTTTGACAGGAGAGCGTCAGATGGCGCCTCCCGGAAGACATCGGCCAGAAGGCCATACACATTGGCTCGCGCCGTTGCCATTTGGACCATGTCATTCCGAGGGGTATCCATTTTCATTTCTCCTTAATTTTAGAACTTAGGCCTTTTGGACCTGAACAACCGTATCCATCCAGCGCTGCGCTCCACTAATCGGATCAGAGCTGTTTGGAATGATTGCATTAGGGTGAACGCCATGTTTGTTCCACGTCATATTTTTGGCGTCGGGATCGCTGGAACTTCCCACACTGCCAGGGTTACTTTTTCCTGATCCATAGATGCCCGAGAACTTCCTGCCAAAATGATGGGAAATGGCTATGACTCCGGGGATAATTCCCTCGGTCACATAGGCGGTCGTCGTGATTTCTCCGACAGTGCTTTTCACCTTGATCGCATCGCCATCCTTGATGCCACGTTCTGTGGCGGTTTTGGAATTGATCCAGGCCGGGTTGTCGTGCTTGATCTCGGACAGCCACTTACATTGTGACGTACGGGAGTGCGTGTGTACGGCAACCTTGTAGGTGGTCAGGATCATGTCGTCCTTGGCCATAGCCTCGTGTTCAGGTGTTGGTGTATAGGTCGGGAACGGAGGAAGCCCCGCGCCCTTGAAGTTGTCGGAATAGAAATCAAGAAGACCCGACTTGACGAACTTCGTGTTCGGCGGATAAGCCTTACGCGGAGTCCCTTCAATGTCCTGGGCGACGTAGGCATTTTTGGCGCCTTTGGTTTCAAGGTATTTGGCGTTGCTGCCAACTCCGGCTTTCTTATGATTCCAGTAGACGCCGGTATCCTTGTCGAGAATGACGCCGTCGCCGGAAACATCGACCTTCGCCTCATAGAACCCGTAATTGGGTTTGCCATTCGGATCATGCCAGACACCGTGTTTTACCATGTAATCAAAACCACCGGCTTCCTTGACGCCCGGGGTCATATCACAGGTTTGTTTGACGAAGTCCTTCTTGCTCGAATAGACAAGCTCGAAGCCAAGCCTCTTGGCCAGTTCCGGCCATACATCACCCTGGCATCTCGCTTCGCCTAAAGGCTTGACGAGAGGTTGACGAATGTAGTTCTCGCCGATCTGAGAGGCATCAACCATATCTTCCCAATCCCATCGCTCAAGATAGGTTACGTCTGGCAAGATGATGTCAGCATACTGCGAGGACTCGTCGTAGGAGATTGTCGAAGTAATCAGGAAGGGCATAATGCTTTCGTCCTTCATGATTTCGTGAGCCTCGTTATTGTTACCGTTAATGTAGGTCGGGTTGTAGCAACTCCACCAATACACACTGGGCCGACCATTTTGGCCATCCTTGATCAATGGAAGAATGGACTGGCTGACATGATGGGTTGGAAAGGCTGCTTCGCCGGGGAAACCGTCCTTAAGGTGCAAGCCCTTTTGAACCTTCGCCGGGGTCGACGATGGTGCACTCCAACTGCCACCGACACCCATGACACGGCCACCGGCTGTATCCAGGTTGTTGGTGATGGCTGCAAGCAACATTGCGGCACGTTCCTGATCGGCACCGTGATGGTGCATGACCGTACCACGGTAGGTCACCAAACAGGCTGACTTTGCCTTGGCGAAACCACGAGCGATTTCAGTGATCTTGGCAGCCGGAACGCCACTTTTCTTGGAAGCGAACTCAGGCGTATACTTAGCCACTCGTTCCTTAACAGCAGCAATCTTCTGATCCGTCGTCGCATGATGGTCAGGCGTTACCCGCATATACTTGAAGTGATCTTTACGGAATAAACCTTCGTTCATAATGACGTTGATCATCGACAGCATTACCAGGCCATCAAAACCGGGCTGGATTGGAACCCATTCGGTCGACTTGGCGGCGGTGTTCGAAAGCCTGACATCGAAGGTGTAAAGTGGCACCCCACGATCAACCATGGCCCTGATCAGACGCTGTGAAGTCGGGATATGGTTGGTGTGGGTTTCGAACTGGTTGGATCCAAAGTTAACCACGAAGTCTGTTTTGTCGTAATCCCAGTTGTCATACATGCCACCCCAAAGACTTTCCTGACCGACCCACTTACCGCCTTCACAAACGGATGTGTGGTTGCCGATGGTCTTGGTGCCGTATGCCGAAAGGAAGTCGCCGGTAACGGCCCACTGAGAAGCCTTATGACGACCGTAGGCATACATAAACTGCTCTGGCTTGCCGGCATCACGTAGGGGTTTCAATTTGCTGGCGATGATATCCAGGGCTTCGTCCCATGAAATCCTTTTCCATTTGTGCTCGCCACGTTTGCCAACACGCTGCAATGGATAAAGGATGCGATCCGGGAAATAGACCTGGTTAACACCGGCCTGGCCCTTGGCGCACAGCTTGCCGAGAGTCCTGATTGAGTCCGGATGGCCTTCGAGTTTCTTAAGCTTGCCATCTTCGACATACCCAATCATCGCATCACGGGTCACACAACCCCAACAAGCGGTCGGGATTGCTTTTCGTTCCGTACCTGTAACGGGCGAGAAATCACGCCCGCCATTTTTGAATGTTACATTTCCGGCCAAAGCCTTTTTTGGTTTTCCGACACCCGTCGCAAGTGCTGCTCCGCTGGCACCAGCAAGTGTCATAAAGTTTCGACGATTTAACTTTTTCATTTTCATCTTCCTTAATCTGGTTGCTGGTTCCTATGGGATCACATCTACGTAGTGGTCCAATTTGCCCTTCTCGCGCTTGGTGTAGAGCTTCTCCAACATGTTATCCGGGTCGATATAGAAAACTTGCGGATCAGTCCCTTCCTTGGGAAGCAGGACTTTCTTGGCAAGGTTATGTTCCTTGACCAGCTTGGCGACTTCGCTGTTCGGGTCGTTTAGATCGCCAAAGATTCGGGCGCGACCCTGACAGGTGTTTACGCACGAAGGGTCAATACCGTTGGCAACCCTTTCCTTGCACATGTCGCACTTGTCGGCGGCCTGCTTTTCAGGCTTCTTGCCAGCCTTAACAAACGGATTGAACGAACGCACACCGTAAGGGCAGGCATCAATGCACTTGCCGCAGCCGATACACAGTTCCGATTCGATCAGAACCAGGCCATCCGGGCGTTTGTAGGTAGCACCGCCACGATAGCGGATCTTGCCTCCATCCGGCGTTTTGAAGGTAAGGCGTTCGCCGGGAAATTCAGGGCAAGCCTTGACGCAAGGCGGAACACCGTCTTCCTTGTTACCCTCGCAGTGATTGCACATGATCGGCAGGAAGCCCTTCTTGACTTTGGGGAAGGTACCATAAGTCTTTTCCTGAATGACGGTCCTGAAGCGCCCCAGGGAGACATCATTTTCAGATTTACAGGCGACCGTGCAGGCCCTGCAGCCAACACACTTTCGTAAATCCATAACCATCGCCCAGCGGGGTGCTGTACCAGCGGCTTCGGCGACTTGCGTGCCTGTGGCAATAACGGCTGCTCCAGCAACTGAAACACCAGCGCCTTTCAGAACTTCCCGGCGTCCGACCTTTGGTTTGTCTATATTATTCATCGTCTCCATCTCCTTTTCATCGTGCCTTCCTCCGTTAGATTTCAATACGTGTTAAGTTCGCTTGAGGTCTTGAGCCCCTTGTTTTTCCTTAGCCACCGTCATTCAGCAGATCGATGGTGTCTTCGAAATTGATGAACGCTTCATCCAGTATGGTGATCGCGTATTTCTTGTTGTGCACTCCGTTGCCAATGCGAACGATTTCCAGGAATTTCTGTCCAGCCGCTATCATCTCCCTGGCTTCGGCTATGGTGTTTGAATCGAAACCTTTCTGAATGGCTTGTTCGAGAGCTTCCTGTGCTTCCAGTTCCAACTCCTGAGCACCCTTAACTTCATTGCCGACCTGCTTGCGCCAATCAGAAAGCATTTTTTTATGCTCAGGGGTGTGGCAGGCAGCACATGTTTCAGGCGCACCGGTGCGAACCGCATGTCCCTTGTTCAGATCTTTCTTCAGGTGACAGCCCATGCAATTGGTATTGACCTTGAACATCAGGTGGGGTGTGGCACGAATGCCGTCGGTAA is part of the Rhodospirillaceae bacterium genome and harbors:
- a CDS encoding molecular chaperone TorD family protein: MKMDTPRNDMVQMATARANVYGLLADVFREAPSDALLSKLREPECSDALTALNLSLDEMFESTPQDQLNENLAIEYTRLFIGPSSHISPHESMHTDARFGEKKALWGEQTVEVKKFMEAAGLKVNDAFGGMPDHISAELEFMQQLLLKEAEAWTNQEHELGQNILNIQKRFYDEHLSKWVSNFCNDVIEKTGLPFYKQFSEVTKDFIELEKETLKDLMIEAKEGDRLSA
- a CDS encoding molybdopterin-dependent oxidoreductase is translated as MKKLNRRNFMTLAGASGAALATGVGKPKKALAGNVTFKNGGRDFSPVTGTERKAIPTACWGCVTRDAMIGYVEDGKLKKLEGHPDSIRTLGKLCAKGQAGVNQVYFPDRILYPLQRVGKRGEHKWKRISWDEALDIIASKLKPLRDAGKPEQFMYAYGRHKASQWAVTGDFLSAYGTKTIGNHTSVCEGGKWVGQESLWGGMYDNWDYDKTDFVVNFGSNQFETHTNHIPTSQRLIRAMVDRGVPLYTFDVRLSNTAAKSTEWVPIQPGFDGLVMLSMINVIMNEGLFRKDHFKYMRVTPDHHATTDQKIAAVKERVAKYTPEFASKKSGVPAAKITEIARGFAKAKSACLVTYRGTVMHHHGADQERAAMLLAAITNNLDTAGGRVMGVGGSWSAPSSTPAKVQKGLHLKDGFPGEAAFPTHHVSQSILPLIKDGQNGRPSVYWWSCYNPTYINGNNNEAHEIMKDESIMPFLITSTISYDESSQYADIILPDVTYLERWDWEDMVDASQIGENYIRQPLVKPLGEARCQGDVWPELAKRLGFELVYSSKKDFVKQTCDMTPGVKEAGGFDYMVKHGVWHDPNGKPNYGFYEAKVDVSGDGVILDKDTGVYWNHKKAGVGSNAKYLETKGAKNAYVAQDIEGTPRKAYPPNTKFVKSGLLDFYSDNFKGAGLPPFPTYTPTPEHEAMAKDDMILTTYKVAVHTHSRTSQCKWLSEIKHDNPAWINSKTATERGIKDGDAIKVKSTVGEITTTAYVTEGIIPGVIAISHHFGRKFSGIYGSGKSNPGSVGSSSDPDAKNMTWNKHGVHPNAIIPNSSDPISGAQRWMDTVVQVQKA
- a CDS encoding 4Fe-4S dicluster domain-containing protein, whose amino-acid sequence is MNNIDKPKVGRREVLKGAGVSVAGAAVIATGTQVAEAAGTAPRWAMVMDLRKCVGCRACTVACKSENDVSLGRFRTVIQEKTYGTFPKVKKGFLPIMCNHCEGNKEDGVPPCVKACPEFPGERLTFKTPDGGKIRYRGGATYKRPDGLVLIESELCIGCGKCIDACPYGVRSFNPFVKAGKKPEKQAADKCDMCKERVANGIDPSCVNTCQGRARIFGDLNDPNSEVAKLVKEHNLAKKVLLPKEGTDPQVFYIDPDNMLEKLYTKREKGKLDHYVDVIP